From the Vanessa cardui chromosome 18, ilVanCard2.1, whole genome shotgun sequence genome, one window contains:
- the LOC124537228 gene encoding 2-amino-3-ketobutyrate coenzyme A ligase, mitochondrial: MFATHPLQPPVDAMALRSTLLRIVFNGQQTRQIHELKKKERAGVTKLREVLEDRLQEIKRAKTWKHERILTSPQDTKVKVKGSEGEFLNFCANNYLGLANHPEVVEAAREGLSKYGAGLSSVRFICGTQTMHKELEDRLTQFHGREDTILYGSCFDANAGLFEALLTPEDAVFSDTLNHASIIDGIRLCKAQKFRYPHRDLNELEHLLAHSQARLKLIITDGVFSMDGNVAPIKGLRDLADKYRALLAVDDSHATGFFGETGRGTEEYCGVTGAADIICSTLGKAVSGAAGGYTTGPKELVSLLRNVSRPYLFSNAPPPPVVAACLKSLDLVENSSELRQRLRENTRIFREGMTAAGLTVAGDDHPICPVMVGEAALASDLAAGMLERGVYVVAFSYPVVPKGGARVRVQLSAAHAPDDVRRAVQAFADVARNIGLIQK; encoded by the exons ATGTTCGCGACACACCCGCTCCAGCCACCAGTCGACGCGATGGCGTTACGATCAACACTCCTGCGCATTG TGTTTAATGGCCAACAAACACGTCAAATACATGAGCTGAAAAAAAAGGAGCGCGCTGGAGTAACGAAGCTTCGTGAGGTCTTAGAAGACCGGCTTCAAGAAATTAAACGGGCGAAAACCTGGAAACATGAGAGAATCCTCACCTCACCACAAGATACTAAG GTTAAAGTGAAAGGATCAGAGGGAGAATTTCTTAATTTCTGCGCCAACAACTACTTAGGATTAGCT aaTCATCCAGAAGTCGTAGAAGCTGCTAGAGAAGGTTTAAGCAAATATGGCGCTGGACTTAGTTCCGTTCGTTTCATTTGTGGGACACAAACCATGCATAAG gaaCTCGAAGACCGTCTTACTCAATTCCACGGACGGGAAGATACGATCCTCTACGGTTCGTGTTTTGACGCTAACGCCGGGTTATTTGAAGCTCTGTTGACTCCTGAAGATGCTGTGTTCTCTGATACATTAAACCACGCATCAATCATTGACGGAATTAGATTATGCAAAGCGCAAAAGTTCCGCTACCCGCATAGAGATCTCAATG AGTTGGAACACCTCCTCGCTCATAGCCAAGCTAGGTTGAAACTGATCATCACCGATGGCGTATTCTCGATGGATGGCAACGTGGCTCCAATTAAAGGATTACGAGACTTAGCTGACAAGTACCGAGCCTTATTAGCTGTGGACGATAGTCATGCCACAGGGTTCTTTGGAGAAACTGGACG aggaACAGAAGAGTACTGTGGAGTTACGGGAGCGGCAGATATCATCTGTTCAACTCTTGGCAAAGCGGTTAGCGGTGCGGCCGGAGGTTATACGACCGGTCCTAAAGAATTGGTGTCGTTACTTAGAAATGTATCGAGACCTTACTTATTCTCAAACGCACCTCCTCCACCGGTTGTTGCAGCTTGTTTAAAG TCTTTAGATCTGGTAGAAAACAGCAGTGAACTCCGTCAACGCTTACGAGAGAACACTCGTATCTTCCGCGAGGGAATGACAGCGGCTGGCCTCACCGTCGCTGGAGACGACCATCCCATTTGCCCCGTCATGGTGGGAGAGGCCGCACTCGCTTCAGACCTGGCAGCTGGCATGCTTG AGCGTGGAGTGTACGTGGTGGCGTTCAGTTATCCAGTGGTGCCGAAGGGCGGCGCGCGAGTGCGCGTACAGCTGAGCGCGGCGCACGCGCCGGACGACGTGCGGCGCGCCGTGCAGGCCTTCGCAGATGTCGCTAGGAATATTGGCcttattcaaaaatag
- the LOC124537229 gene encoding uncharacterized protein LOC124537229 isoform X2, which translates to MSLPSTIKEHSRLLDLSSDEESEDLHLEIIPNRKRKITRKERNKNVSPKVTEPNIAAEVQCALCWAVRGTLVLWLLMLTWICAALYDQVTTMKLDIAKVSTSSDGVGDALQVCHTAAKELRANASELSARLSKLEIEHKELSKRMEQAAGELASVSEQLSAAPKLADTPRRLGELQRMVADFGSQIKGFDGALTSTRKQAVAATTGVEEVRNLIHQLEGKTNDTIANVTANVKRDDDLKNQMTSLNTTLVNRIDGLQTKIELLSKPVITPAPVTTITPSPVPPSTAATNTTTSPGPAKPFLLQ; encoded by the exons ATGTCTTTACCTTCAACAATCAAGGAACACAGTAGGTTATTGGACTTGTCCAGTGACGAAGAATCAGAGGATTTACATTTAGAAATTATCCCAAATAGAAAAAGGAAGATAACAAG GAAAGAGCGCAATAAGAATGTGTCACCAAAAGTAACAGAACCGAACATAGCCGCTGAAGTACAATGTGCACTATGTTGGGCTGTGCGGGGCACTCTGGTCCTTTGGCTCTTGATGCTCACTTGGATATGTGCTGCCCTCTACGACCAGGTTACAacaatgaaattagatatagCTAAAG TATCAACAAGCAGCGACGGCGTAGGCGACGCACTGCAAGTGTGCCATACAGCGGCCAAAGAGCTTCGTGCAAACGCGAGCGAGTTGAGCGCGCGTCTGTCAAAACTGGAAATCGAACACAAGGAGTTATCAAAGCGCATGGAGCAAGCCGCCGGCGAACTGGCCTCCGTTTCGGAACAACTCTCAGCGGCGCCTAAGCTGGCAGACACGCCGAGAAGATTGGGAGAATTGCAAAGGATGGTCGCTGATTTCGGTTCACAG ATAAAAGGCTTCGATGGTGCTCTCACATCGACTCGGAAGCAAGCCGTTGCAGCAACAACGGGCGTTGAAGAAGTTAGAAATCTTATTCACCAGTTGGAAGGGAAGACGAATGATACAATAGCCAACGTGACAGCTAATGTGAAAAGGGATGATGATTTGAAGAATCAGATGACGTCACTGAATACAACGCTCGTAAACAGGATAGATGGGCTACAGACGAAAATTGAACTACTGAGC AAACCAGTCATCACACCAGCCCCAGTTACAACGATTACGCCGTCACCAGTTCCTCCCTCCACTGCCGCGACCAACACCACTACATCACCAG GACCTGCTAAGCCGTTCCTGCTGCAGTGA
- the LOC124537229 gene encoding uncharacterized protein LOC124537229 isoform X1 yields the protein MESKVHVAGPLRVGKKMRKRRELDALVGGGGGRGGRLLSASSDEGEPWGRRTSRRRRSRPFLRLAAALALCVCVVSAATVLWLFVDVRRQIVSLRIEMDRVSTSSDGVGDALQVCHTAAKELRANASELSARLSKLEIEHKELSKRMEQAAGELASVSEQLSAAPKLADTPRRLGELQRMVADFGSQIKGFDGALTSTRKQAVAATTGVEEVRNLIHQLEGKTNDTIANVTANVKRDDDLKNQMTSLNTTLVNRIDGLQTKIELLSKPVITPAPVTTITPSPVPPSTAATNTTTSPGPAKPFLLQ from the exons ATGGAGAGTAAAGTGCACGTGGCTGGGCCGCTGCGGGTCGGAAAGAAGATGCGAAAGAGACGGGAACTGGACGCTTTAGTGGGGGGCGGGGGTGGACGAGGAGGGAGGCTCTTATCTGCCTCGAGTGATGAAGGAGAGCCGTGGGGTCGGCGGACGTCGCGTAGACGACGTTCCCGCCCTTTCCTCCGCCTCGCCGCCGCCCTCGCGCTGTGTGTGTGCGTCGTCTCTGCTGCTACTGTTCTATGGCTTTTTGTTGATGTGCGGCGACAGATTGTTTCCCTTCGAATAGAGATGGATAGAG TATCAACAAGCAGCGACGGCGTAGGCGACGCACTGCAAGTGTGCCATACAGCGGCCAAAGAGCTTCGTGCAAACGCGAGCGAGTTGAGCGCGCGTCTGTCAAAACTGGAAATCGAACACAAGGAGTTATCAAAGCGCATGGAGCAAGCCGCCGGCGAACTGGCCTCCGTTTCGGAACAACTCTCAGCGGCGCCTAAGCTGGCAGACACGCCGAGAAGATTGGGAGAATTGCAAAGGATGGTCGCTGATTTCGGTTCACAG ATAAAAGGCTTCGATGGTGCTCTCACATCGACTCGGAAGCAAGCCGTTGCAGCAACAACGGGCGTTGAAGAAGTTAGAAATCTTATTCACCAGTTGGAAGGGAAGACGAATGATACAATAGCCAACGTGACAGCTAATGTGAAAAGGGATGATGATTTGAAGAATCAGATGACGTCACTGAATACAACGCTCGTAAACAGGATAGATGGGCTACAGACGAAAATTGAACTACTGAGC AAACCAGTCATCACACCAGCCCCAGTTACAACGATTACGCCGTCACCAGTTCCTCCCTCCACTGCCGCGACCAACACCACTACATCACCAG GACCTGCTAAGCCGTTCCTGCTGCAGTGA
- the LOC124537550 gene encoding alpha-amylase 2-like, with the protein MGQLSVIFIFLASATLLSAYKNPHYAPGRSVNVHLFEWKWDDIADECERFLGPRGYAGIQISPPNENVVLRTYNRPWWERYQPMSYQLVTRSGNERQFANMVRRCNAVGVRIYVDAVINHMTGEPPENVGTAGNTGIFREWYYPAVPYRREHFNWPPCGIEGSDYATNAWRVRNCELVGLKDLDQRNEHVRQMIVNFMNELIDLGVAGFRIDAAKHMWPEDLKVIYDRLKNLNTSHGFPQNARPYIYQEVIDYGGEAISRDEYTPIGAVTEFKVGLELSNAFRGNNALRWLSSWGPAWGLLETRDSLTFIDNHDNERGHGGGGGILTYKEPKPYKAAIAFLLAHPYGEPQIMSSFSFWDSEVGPPMDSNQNIISPSINSDGSCGNGWVCQHRWRQIYSMVAFRNVAGNTQLVNWWDNGNNQIAFCRGNRAFIAINGDNWSLSQTLQTCLPAGRYCDVISGAKVNNSCSGKTITVGNDGRASINISPQDYDMFIAIHVGSEVIYDFYT; encoded by the exons ATG GGGCAGTTatcagttatatttattttcctgGCGTCTGCGACGCTTCTCAGTGCATACAAAAACCCACACTATGCACCGGGAAGGTCGGTCAACGTCCACCTCTTCGAATGGAAATGGGATGATATTGCTGACGAGTGTGAACGCTTTTTAGGACCCAGAGGATATGCGGGCATTcag atATCTCCGCCCAATGAGAACGTGGTGCTACGAACATACAACAGACCATGGTGGGAGCGATATCAACCCATGTCTTACCAACTGGTAACTCGCTCTGGTAATGAAAGACAATTTGCAAATATGGTACGACGATGCAACGCAGTGGGAGTAAG GATTTACGTGGATGCAGTCATCAATCACATGACGGGTGAACCTCCAGAAAATGTAGGCACGGCTGGCAACACTGGAATCTTCAGAGAGTGGTACTATCCCGCAGTACCTTATAGACGTGAGCATTTTAATTGGCCGCCTTGTGGCATAGAAGGTTCTGACTATGCTACTAATGCTTGGAGG gtACGAAATTGTGAACTAGTTGGTCTGAAGGATTTAGACCAAAGAAATGAGCATGTTCGACAGATGATTGTAAACTTTATGAACGAGCTTATAGACCTCGGTGTTGCTGGATTTAG AATCGACGCCGCTAAACACATGTGGCCGGAAGACTTAAAAGTCATCTATGATAGACTGAAAAATTTGAACACCTCACACGGCTTCCCACAAAATGCTCGTCCATATATTTACCAAGAAGTTATTGATTATGGCGGCGAAGCCATCAGCAGAGACGAATACACTCCGATCGGTGCTGTGACAGAATTTAAAGTTGGTTTGGAACTTAGTAATGCTTTCCGAGGCAATAATGCCCTAAGATGGCTGTCGTCGTGGGGACCAGCGTGGGGTCTTTTAGAAACTAGAGACTCTCTAACTTTCATCGATAACCATGATAATGAAAGAGGTCACGGCGGAGGTGGTGGTATTTTGACGTACAAAGAGCCAAAACCTTACAAGGCTGCTATAGCTTTTCTATTGGCACACCCATACGGAGAACCCCAAATTATGAGCAGCTTTAGTTTCTGGGATTCCGAAGTCGGTCCACCTATGGATAGCAACCAAAACATTATATCTCCATCAATAAATTCT GATGGTTCGTGTGGTAACGGTTGGGTATGTCAGCACAGATGGAGACAGATTTATAGTATGGTCGCTTTCCGTAACGTTGCGGGTAATACACAACTTGTTAACTGGTGGGATAATGGTAATAATCAAATTGCATTCTGTCGCGGGAACAGAGCCTTCATCGCTATTAATGGAGACAATTGGAGTCTTAGCCAGACTCTACAG aCTTGCCTTCCTGCTGGTAGATATTGCGACGTAATATCTGGTGCCAAAGTTAACAATTCCTGCAGCGGCAAGACCATTACAGTTGGTAACGATGGTCGGGCATCGATAAACATCAGCCCACAAGATTATGACATGTTTATTGCGATACACGTTGGATCTGAGGTAATATATgacttttataca